AATTGGTGGAAGCAGGCTTGGAAGCAACCGATGATGATAGTGAAGATGATGCGTCAACTTTAATTGATCCACAACCTAAGGAAACCGAAGAAGACGACGAGGAGTACAAGGGCCCTCCTATCGACGTGCTCAAGTACTTTGACCCGATCATCAAGTGTGCTGAGGAAAAATACcaaaaggtgttggagttcACTGACAAGGTTGGTATCACTACTTTGGAATACAATGATGAATTAAGAGAAAACTTGTCAGGTACCATCACATTGAATTACATCGAGTTGATCTTCGAGTTCACCTACTTTATCTACACGTTTGTGCCTTTGGTGGCGATCAAGGATAATGCTAGTATCCACCCATAcctcaagaacttgattcCTTTCTTGTCGGACATCACTTTGAAGATCCCAGACTTAACctacttgttcaacttcaaggtcTTGTCGATTGCTTTGAACTGGGGGGCCTACGCGGTGTTATTGCCATTGTTGTTGTCGTTctacttcaacttttccagaagaaccaTTTTGGTTGACGAAGATACCAGTGTATTGTTGAGAATCTACAAGTATGATCCTTTTATCTTTGCCTTGTCGAAGGTGTTgatattcttcttcattaCCTATAACACCGGTTCGTTGTCGGTCTGGAGTTCCTACTCTTCTTTATTTAAGGCCTTGCAAACCCACTTTTTGATTCAACTCGGGTTCTACAAGGAATACACCTTGTTATTGGGTAACTTCCCATTGGTTTTGGGAATTGCCAATGTTGTCATTGGTCTCTATGCtcaatttgaagacttcTAGTCTTTGTGTACTGTCTATCTTTGTTTTATTATGTTTATTACTGTAACATTAGCTATGTTTTCAATAAATATCTCCGTGATTAATATTACATTGCTAATTATGCTATTCACTACAAGTAGACCGTATACAAGCTGTTATACCTGGTACTGCTACTTCCACTTAGACTTGATGCCCATTACCTCGAAATCTTCGTTCATCTGATCCTGGTTCACCGGTTGAGGTCCTACAAAGTGCTTCAGGATCTTGGCTAAAAGGAACGTTTCCGAGTTGAGATTCTCCTCATCCACCTCGAGGttacttcttcttccacgTCTCTTGGGGGTATCAGGCACACTTGTAGtagaattgttgaaagacGACGCATAGGTGGAATCGGATCCACTCTCATATAAGGCACTCCTAAAAATCTGATGCTTGACATTCATGTTCATCTTCACGTCGTTCTTCTGTTTGTTTAAGTTGGTGGTAATCAAGTCAAACTCTTTGGATGACACCAATGGCATGAAATCGGTGACATCGCTGAACTTGTCCATACTGTCGGAGAAAGTGTTTGTATGGAGATTTTCAATCATCTGCACCACCCTGGCTTCATCCTCGGCAGTCCCTCGGTTATCAGCCATGGCCAACTTTAgtttcaaaatctccttcaactcagGTCCATAGTTCCTCTCACTTATATCACTGTACAACTTGGAGCTTTCCTTATTAGTCAAGTCGGTCAACTCATTCCACATTTTACGGCTCTCAAGGAGcttttgaaactgcttTTTCTGGAACTCAAAgaagttcatcaacttgagcaacttgttcaaggttGTTCCCTGGAACTTTCGGTATATCTTATCGGAATCTTGGTAAAAACTGGTCAATTGTCGTAACACCTCGTAGTTGAActcaaacttcaacttcaccaactccGAGTCCCGGTCCTCGGCCATTCGATCCTTCATCTTAGCCAACTGCTCATCGACCAAGTGCTGGTTCTCATTATCGGTAAGGTACACGGTTGAGGCTCTCAAGCCTCTGAGTTTGGTTATTAACTGCTTCTTCCTGGTCTTGAGTAGATGATGTTTATGCAATTCCTGGCGACTCTCAATGTCTGTAAGCGACATCAAGAGGCTCTCACGCTTCTTATTCAAGTCGCTTTTATGATAGCTGGTATACTTCTCAAGTCGTTTCGCCTCAGGATGTCGACTGAGTACCCGTTCCTTATAGTTGAGCAAACTCGAGTACTCCTTGTCTACTGGCTTGTTCTTGACATTACTAAGGTTTGCCTGAATCGAAGCAGATAAGTGCTGAGATGCACTGGGTTCAAATGGATCGTAAAGCCCTCGGTACATTTTGTCGTACTGGTCTGTAACATTGATTTGGTCATAGTACGAGCTGTTTTCTTCCTCAGCCGCCCGGTCGTAGGCGTCTGACTGACTCTTCCGCTTTTTATCGATGTCGTATTCTTGGATCGAAAACCCTTCCTTGTCTGCTTGATACTTGAAATCAGTCAAAGTACCAGCAGCACTTGCGACCACCATGTCTGTACGGGGCAAAATGGTGGAAGCATCCAAAAAGTCGGTAAACACATCGTGCGGCGTCAATGTCGCCTTACTGGCGTCCAACGGATATGGCATGAAGTTTCGGGGTGGGAACGGTAAAGGTGCTAATTCAACTGGCTCCAACAATGGGGATTTCTGGTCTGTAAACAGCTTCCGTTTCCTGAGAAAGAACGCATTGTCGTCAATGTACGGGTCCGGCTTGATCACTGGCGGTGGCGGAAATATAAAAGGTATCATGATTCCTTCCCCGTGAGACTCCAATTCCACCGGCACCGCAGGGGCAAGTGGAGGAGGAAACAAACTTATCATCTTGTCGATGGCTGGCGCATACCTGGCGACATTTTCCGGGTCTATGTCCGTGAAGAAGTCACTGGGCTGGTACGGGGGGAATATTATAGGTAATCCGTTTTTGGGGATGTTATGCAACTGGCGGCTGTGAAATCGGGGAATCTGGGTGCCAGCAGCCATAGAATTCCCAAGGCCAGGAGACCGCATGTGGGTGGACATTTGCGATAGTTCCATCAACCTCTGGCGCTTCAGGGGGTTTTCAAGGAGGTTTTTTGCAAATGTATCGTCAGCAGCAGGAAGTGGTCGTTTCAAGTCCATTATCACTCGAGGGGTGCAACACAAAAAAACGGGAACAAAGGGGTGAATTCACTGGATTTAGCCCAGACGTGGGAGTAGACTCTGTTCTCGGCGATATAAGGGGGTTGAGGTCACAAACAGCGctttttttgtttgtgCTGGAGCAGCTGCTAATGTTCAGTAAAGATGAAGTGTTTGCAAAAAAGAGCGAGAAAAGGTTTTCGGCGATTTTATCTGACGGTCGCAACTGCCCAGACACCCACATCAGATAAAAATGGGGGTGGAGATGGAAAGGATGCTTTTTGGATGTATGCGGAGATCAATATTGACAGAAAAGCTACCATggatgattttggtggtttttcGTAGATTTTTGAGGCTTTCTTTATAAAACTATGGGCTCGTCACCCTTTCGTAGAATTTACATTTTCCAGAGATTAGGAGAGAAATAAATAAAAATAGCGTAAATACCCGTATTTAACTCCAAAATACCCGAAAAAAcaaccatcaccatctcCCCACTCATCTCTCCAATACCACGCTATTTATACACCGGTTATCTTTTCTCCTATTCGACTTCTACCGGGTGGACgtttttttgcaacaattgGGGGGTGCGCCGGCGCACGACCAACATAACAATTATACCATTTTCAGGAAAATGTTAAATCCCCCAAACCCCTTGTCACCACCTCCGGCACCATCCCGCACCAACCCTGGCCGAATTTACCGCCAGGTAGCCAAAACAATATATACGTACATTTCGCCGTTCGTGCCTGTCGCTTCGTGCCTGGCAAAAAGGGGCCCAGGCCATGCACGCAGGGCCAGTGCGCAACGACTCAAAgtctgacccatacacccacaTGGTCTGTAGTACTGGCTGCTGGCACCAGCTGGTACCGGTACACCTCACCATCGGTGAACATCACCAGTAAATACCACCAGTAAACACCACCAGTACATACCACTGCGTTTTTGGTAAATCGTCTCTGTCAATTCACGCCTATTATTACCGTGCGCTTTGGCTTGCTCGCTCGCTCAGAGTCAGAAAAAATCTAAAAACATTTAGACACACATTACATAAATCTTTTCAGTGTTTACTGACCATCagtcttcaacttgtttaaAGACCTTCAATCCATTCAAGAACAGCACGTCATTTGGTATCCACGCCCAAGCGCCTTGCAATTGTCCTTGTTTTCTTCGCGTTCCACTGGTTCTTGCAAACCCCCCAGATTCCATATCAACAAAGTTAGGGCTTTCACCAAAGCAACCAACCCCGTCGCGTGATTCCAAGCTTAAGGCGGTCCAGTTCATTCGTTCATCTGTGTTGGCACGTTCTGGGTATTTGATTGATTGCCAATTACTGTACTGCCCAAAATGCCTCCTAAAAACTCCAGAAAGTTGGCGTTTAAACCTAAAGATCTCGTGTTGGCTAAAATGCACGGGTTCCCTGCATGGCCCTCGTTCGTGATGCCAACGGGAATGATACCTGAATCGATATTTGAGGTGAAAAAAAAGACCACCGAGTTCTGTGTCATTTTTATCCCTGACGGGGATTTCTACTGGTTCCCcgagaagaacttggaataTTTGACCCCAGACAAGTTAGACACCCGGATAAGCAAGATCCCCAAGAATTATAAGAAGCCCAAGTCCAAGGGCAAA
Above is a window of Yamadazyma tenuis chromosome 1, complete sequence DNA encoding:
- a CDS encoding uncharacterized protein (COG:S; EggNog:ENOG503P4P4); its protein translation is MVDLSSYKKAELLSVAHKVNVAANSKDTKKTLIEKIEAYISEAGTTGEELVEAGLEATDDDSEDDASTLIDPQPKETEEDDEEYKGPPIDVLKYFDPIIKCAEEKYQKVLEFTDKVGITTLEYNDELRENLSGTITLNYIELIFEFTYFIYTFVPLVAIKDNASIHPYLKNLIPFLSDITLKIPDLTYLFNFKVLSIALNWGAYAVLLPLLLSFYFNFSRRTILVDEDTSVLLRIYKYDPFIFALSKVLIFFFITYNTGSLSVWSSYSSLFKALQTHFLIQLGFYKEYTLLLGNFPLVLGIANVVIGLYAQFEDF
- a CDS encoding uncharacterized protein (EggNog:ENOG503PHJS); translation: MRSPGLGNSMAAGTQIPRFHSRQLHNIPKNGLPIIFPPYQPSDFFTDIDPENVARYAPAIDKMISLFPPPLAPAVPVELESHGEGIMIPFIFPPPPVIKPDPYIDDNAFFLRKRKSFTDQKSPLLEPVELAPLPFPPRNFMPYPLDASKATLTPHDVFTDFLDASTILPRTDMVVASAAGTLTDFKYQADKEGFSIQEYDIDKKRKSQSDAYDRAAEEENSSYYDQINVTDQYDKMYRGLYDPFEPSASQHLSASIQANLSNVKNKPVDKEYSSLLNYKERVLSRHPEAKRLEKYTSYHKSDLNKKRESLLMSLTDIESRQELHKHHLLKTRKKQLITKLRGLRASTVYLTDNENQHLVDEQLAKMKDRMAEDRDSELVKLKFEFNYEVLRQLTSFYQDSDKIYRKFQGTTLNKLLKLMNFFEFQKKQFQKLLESRKMWNELTDLTNKESSKLYSDISERNYGPELKEILKLKLAMADNRGTAEDEARVVQMIENLHTNTFSDSMDKFSDVTDFMPLVSSKEFDLITTNLNKQKNDVKMNMNVKHQIFRSALYESGSDSTYASSFNNSTTSVPDTPKRRGRRSNLEVDEENLNSETFLLAKISKHFVGPQPVNQDQMNEDFEVMGIKSKWK